In Firmicutes bacterium ASF500, a single genomic region encodes these proteins:
- the yjmB gene encoding putative symporter YjmB, whose protein sequence is MNEPITAIPQAKSQKPITRMEIFGFGFGGLANNISSMVVAAYVIYFLTDVAGLSAAAAGGIYLVSKALDAVCDPLIGALSDRTVSRWGRYRPYMMFGGLMSAVTYILLFTAVPLPSTARVAYYLVVYCLWSVGFTLTVMPYQSVVALLSDNRQRRNVIVAVGKLVSATVGLIVAYAHQLVDALGGGGTAAGWQRMIGLFAVIVAASMWVCAYSIRRFDTREIAQQANANPEGRRYTLKERSTVVLGNKALLMLVIAFGTNNFADTCLSSTQNYYAKYVLEDMGFISAAGAIATALTVPIFIAAPFLTKRFNKRDIFKAATLIHIVFPIVLLLFGPGHETLILVTYSVARASGMLCNIIAFMMLPDCVDFGYKLSGIVSAGLVASTFTFSNKLCNALGGFLSSAVLDLVGFEANTVQTPLVLTTIVLCMSIPTIISDVASYAGMALYPIQEHMKKE, encoded by the coding sequence GTGAACGAGCCAATTACCGCGATCCCGCAGGCAAAATCACAAAAGCCCATTACCCGCATGGAAATTTTCGGCTTTGGATTCGGCGGGCTGGCAAACAACATATCCTCCATGGTCGTCGCGGCCTATGTGATCTACTTTTTAACCGATGTGGCCGGGCTGTCGGCGGCGGCGGCGGGGGGCATCTATCTGGTCTCCAAGGCGCTGGACGCCGTCTGCGACCCGCTGATCGGCGCTCTGTCCGACCGGACGGTCAGCCGCTGGGGGCGCTACCGCCCCTACATGATGTTCGGCGGGCTGATGTCCGCTGTGACATACATCCTGCTGTTCACCGCCGTCCCTCTGCCCAGCACGGCCCGAGTGGCCTACTACCTGGTGGTCTACTGCCTGTGGTCGGTGGGCTTCACCCTCACCGTCATGCCCTATCAGTCGGTGGTGGCCCTCTTGAGCGACAACCGCCAGCGGAGAAATGTGATCGTCGCGGTGGGCAAGCTGGTCAGCGCGACGGTGGGGCTGATCGTGGCCTACGCTCATCAGCTTGTGGACGCGCTGGGCGGTGGGGGCACAGCCGCCGGCTGGCAGAGGATGATCGGCCTCTTCGCGGTCATTGTGGCCGCCAGCATGTGGGTGTGCGCCTACTCCATCCGCCGCTTTGACACCAGGGAGATTGCCCAGCAGGCCAACGCCAACCCAGAGGGACGGCGGTATACCTTAAAGGAGCGGTCAACTGTGGTCCTGGGCAACAAGGCCCTGCTGATGCTGGTAATCGCCTTCGGGACCAACAATTTCGCCGACACCTGCCTCAGCTCCACCCAAAACTACTATGCCAAATACGTCCTGGAGGATATGGGCTTCATCTCCGCCGCGGGCGCCATCGCCACCGCCCTCACCGTGCCCATCTTCATCGCCGCCCCCTTCCTGACCAAGCGGTTCAACAAGCGGGATATTTTTAAGGCGGCCACATTGATTCACATCGTATTCCCCATCGTTTTGCTGCTCTTCGGTCCAGGGCATGAGACGCTGATCCTGGTGACCTACTCCGTGGCCCGGGCCAGCGGGATGCTGTGCAACATTATCGCCTTTATGATGCTGCCCGACTGCGTGGACTTTGGCTACAAGCTCTCCGGAATCGTCAGCGCCGGGCTGGTGGCCTCCACCTTCACCTTCTCCAACAAGCTCTGCAACGCCCTGGGGGGCTTCCTCTCCTCCGCCGTTTTGGACCTGGTGGGCTTTGAGGCCAACACCGTCCAGACCCCCCTGGTACTCACCACCATTGTGCTGTGCATGAGTATCCCCACCATTATCTCTGATGTGGCCTCCTACGCGGGGATGGCCCTCTATCCCATTCAGGAACATATGAAAAAGGAGTGA
- the oppA gene encoding Oligopeptide-binding protein OppA: MKRHQIIPLFLALLLTLSACAGGPVPDPSGSASSSGDVSQAEDPPPRAIPFTLAVYPEFSLHPTLAANRANLTLAPLLYEGLFAVDSAFQAQPVLCKSYTASEDKLVWTFTLQPGVTFSDGSPLTGQAVAEALELARSPQGRYAQRLAGVASVTTSEEAPNQVTVTLNRPDGSLPLLLDIPIALGGGDRPAGTGPYVLSGEGSALSLTARSGWWQRDKTLPFQSIPLHAVSKSDELIYAFDAGEVSLVDVDLMATNAMGYGGNYQTWDYPSPDLLYLGFNTQKGSCRTPQVRQALARAVDRDTIAAVVYANHAVSTLLPVHPYSGLYSRTSTMPAFDPEGLGEEIEGLKLQNQTLVFLVNSENVSKSSAAQRIAYQMEAAGLTVELRQMAFEDYAAALSAGEFDLYLGETVLTANFDLTPLLSSAGALNYGGWGDGETDGLLYAMHAASPEGKPAAAGLLFAQLAEQVPIVPIAFKNGSVLTQWGRLSGLSPVRGNAFNGLESWTVK; encoded by the coding sequence ATGAAACGACACCAGATCATTCCGCTTTTTCTGGCCCTGCTTCTCACCCTGTCCGCCTGCGCGGGGGGCCCCGTCCCCGACCCGTCCGGCTCCGCCTCCTCTTCGGGGGATGTCAGTCAGGCGGAGGACCCGCCTCCCAGAGCCATCCCCTTTACCCTGGCTGTCTACCCGGAGTTCAGCCTGCACCCCACGCTGGCGGCCAACCGGGCCAATCTGACCCTGGCTCCTCTGCTGTACGAGGGGCTGTTCGCCGTGGACAGCGCGTTCCAGGCCCAGCCGGTGCTGTGCAAGAGCTATACCGCCAGCGAGGACAAGCTGGTCTGGACCTTCACCCTCCAGCCGGGCGTCACGTTTTCCGACGGCTCCCCCCTCACCGGGCAGGCCGTCGCCGAGGCGCTGGAGCTGGCCCGCTCCCCCCAGGGGCGGTACGCCCAGCGGCTGGCCGGCGTAGCGTCGGTGACAACCTCGGAGGAGGCCCCCAATCAGGTGACCGTCACCCTGAACCGGCCCGACGGCTCCCTGCCCCTTTTACTGGATATCCCCATCGCTCTGGGCGGGGGGGACCGTCCGGCGGGTACCGGGCCCTACGTGCTGTCGGGGGAGGGGAGCGCGCTGTCCCTCACCGCCCGGAGCGGCTGGTGGCAGCGAGACAAGACCCTGCCCTTCCAGTCCATTCCCCTCCACGCCGTCAGCAAGAGCGACGAGCTGATCTACGCCTTCGACGCCGGGGAGGTGTCCCTGGTAGACGTGGACCTGATGGCCACCAACGCCATGGGGTACGGCGGGAATTATCAGACCTGGGACTACCCGTCTCCGGACCTCCTCTACCTGGGGTTCAACACCCAGAAGGGGTCCTGCCGCACGCCCCAGGTCCGTCAGGCGCTGGCCCGGGCGGTGGATCGGGACACCATCGCCGCCGTGGTCTACGCCAACCACGCCGTCTCCACCCTGCTCCCCGTCCACCCCTACAGCGGGCTGTATAGCCGGACAAGCACCATGCCCGCCTTCGACCCGGAGGGGCTGGGGGAGGAGATCGAGGGGCTAAAGCTGCAAAACCAGACCCTGGTCTTTCTGGTGAACAGCGAGAACGTGTCCAAATCCTCCGCCGCCCAGCGCATCGCCTATCAGATGGAGGCCGCCGGACTGACGGTGGAGCTGCGTCAGATGGCCTTTGAAGACTATGCGGCCGCTCTGTCCGCCGGGGAATTTGATTTGTATCTGGGGGAGACGGTGCTCACCGCCAACTTCGATCTGACCCCGCTGCTGTCCTCCGCCGGGGCGCTGAACTACGGCGGTTGGGGGGACGGGGAGACCGACGGACTGCTGTACGCCATGCACGCCGCCTCCCCGGAGGGCAAGCCCGCCGCCGCCGGGCTCCTCTTTGCCCAGCTGGCGGAGCAGGTCCCCATTGTCCCCATCGCCTTTAAAAACGGCTCCGTGCTCACCCAGTGGGGCCGGCTGTCCGGCCTGTCCCCGGTGCGAGGGAACGCCTTTAACGGGCTGGAGAGTTGGACTGTGAAATAA
- the abgB gene encoding p-aminobenzoyl-glutamate hydrolase subunit B: MDNTLKNQALHEIDRKAEQFCRVSDAIFDAPETAFQEHTAASLLCQALEAEGFTVQRGMAGMDTAFAASFGSGSPKIGILAEYDALPNMSQTAGALEPSPAQKGAPGHACGHNLLGGGALAAAVAVKEYLKASGQPGTVICYGCPGEEGGSGKAFMARDGAFDGLDCALTWHPATVNIAPPVSTLANYQVSFRFHGTASHAASAPHLGRSALDALELMNTGVQYLREHIIQEARIHYAITNTGGAAPNVVQPEAEAVYLIRAPRAEQVEEIYHRVQKVAQGAAMMTETQVEETSFKAAYNILPNHTLGGVLGENLLSLGAPSYTPEEWAWAEALNNTIQRPNSLLQTAAGMMGPKGEAMAAAYLGKAIYDVALPYVPVKYVLPSSSDVGDVSWVCPTAQVATVTMCAGTPGHSWQLAAQGKSSIAHKGMLLAGKVIAGAAIDLLCQPELLAKAREEHQKTLGTSRYRPLIPSSVQPMDVLGEPDA; this comes from the coding sequence GTGGACAATACCTTAAAAAATCAGGCGCTGCATGAGATCGACCGGAAGGCGGAGCAGTTTTGCCGCGTCAGCGACGCCATCTTTGACGCCCCGGAAACCGCCTTCCAGGAGCACACCGCCGCAAGCCTGCTGTGCCAGGCGCTGGAGGCGGAGGGCTTCACCGTCCAGCGGGGCATGGCCGGGATGGACACCGCCTTTGCCGCCAGCTTTGGCTCCGGCTCCCCTAAAATCGGCATTCTGGCCGAGTACGACGCCCTGCCCAACATGAGCCAGACCGCCGGCGCTCTGGAGCCCTCCCCGGCTCAGAAGGGCGCGCCCGGTCACGCCTGCGGCCACAACCTGCTGGGCGGGGGGGCGCTGGCGGCGGCGGTGGCGGTCAAGGAGTACCTAAAAGCCTCCGGCCAGCCGGGGACGGTGATCTGCTATGGCTGTCCCGGCGAGGAGGGCGGCTCCGGCAAGGCCTTCATGGCCCGGGACGGTGCCTTCGACGGCCTGGACTGCGCCCTGACTTGGCACCCGGCCACCGTCAACATCGCCCCGCCGGTGTCCACCCTGGCCAACTATCAGGTCTCCTTCCGGTTCCACGGGACGGCCTCCCACGCCGCCAGCGCCCCCCACCTGGGCCGCAGCGCCCTGGACGCCCTGGAGCTGATGAACACCGGGGTGCAGTACCTGCGGGAGCACATCATTCAGGAGGCCCGGATTCATTACGCCATCACCAACACCGGCGGGGCCGCCCCCAACGTGGTCCAGCCCGAGGCCGAGGCGGTGTACCTCATCCGCGCCCCCCGGGCGGAGCAGGTGGAGGAAATTTACCACCGGGTCCAGAAGGTCGCCCAGGGCGCGGCCATGATGACCGAAACTCAGGTGGAGGAGACCTCCTTTAAGGCCGCCTATAACATCCTGCCCAACCACACCCTGGGCGGGGTGCTGGGGGAAAATCTGCTCAGCCTGGGAGCCCCCTCCTACACCCCGGAGGAGTGGGCCTGGGCGGAGGCCTTGAACAACACCATCCAGCGGCCCAACAGTCTGCTCCAGACCGCCGCCGGCATGATGGGCCCCAAGGGGGAGGCGATGGCTGCGGCCTACCTGGGCAAGGCCATCTACGACGTGGCCCTCCCCTACGTGCCGGTGAAGTATGTGCTGCCCTCCTCCTCCGACGTAGGGGATGTCAGCTGGGTCTGTCCCACCGCCCAGGTGGCCACCGTGACCATGTGCGCCGGCACCCCCGGCCACTCCTGGCAGCTGGCCGCTCAGGGCAAGAGCTCCATCGCCCACAAGGGGATGCTGCTGGCCGGAAAGGTAATCGCCGGGGCCGCTATCGACCTGCTCTGTCAGCCTGAGCTGCTTGCAAAGGCCCGGGAGGAGCACCAAAAAACCCTGGGGACCAGCCGCTACCGCCCCCTCATCCCCAGCAGCGTCCAGCCGATGGATGTTTTAGGCGAGCCGGACGCTTGA
- the yfiH gene encoding Polyphenol oxidase — MEITRHSVRGVSFYACPGWEGAAHGFSTRLGGVSPPPWDSLNLGVSLGDKPDNVRENFVRFCAAVGTDAGALVKNHQVHGDTIRRVTRADILPDAAAPGDFDGDGLVTDVPGVCLTVFSGDCIPVLLYDPVRRCAAAVHAGWRGTAIGAPARAAEVMAGEYGCRPEHILAAVGPGIGPCCFETHGDVPDGLRSGLGEDAAPFIRPLSREGKFSVDLKGANARWLERAGLRRSHIAICPACTACDLSTFWSHRVQGTRRGSMAAVIQLTS, encoded by the coding sequence ATGGAGATTACGCGGCACAGCGTCCGGGGCGTCTCTTTTTACGCCTGCCCCGGCTGGGAGGGGGCGGCCCACGGCTTCTCTACCCGGCTGGGGGGCGTCTCTCCGCCGCCCTGGGACAGCCTGAACCTGGGCGTCTCCCTGGGGGACAAGCCGGACAACGTGCGGGAGAACTTTGTCCGCTTCTGCGCCGCCGTGGGGACCGACGCCGGCGCCCTGGTGAAAAACCATCAGGTCCACGGCGACACAATCCGGCGGGTCACCCGGGCGGATATCCTGCCTGACGCCGCCGCCCCCGGGGATTTCGACGGGGACGGCCTGGTCACCGACGTGCCCGGGGTGTGCCTCACCGTCTTTTCCGGGGACTGTATTCCCGTCCTGCTCTACGACCCGGTCCGCCGGTGCGCCGCCGCCGTCCACGCCGGATGGCGGGGGACTGCCATCGGCGCGCCCGCCCGGGCGGCGGAGGTGATGGCGGGGGAGTACGGCTGCCGTCCGGAGCACATTTTGGCCGCTGTCGGCCCGGGAATCGGCCCCTGCTGCTTCGAGACCCACGGCGATGTCCCCGACGGCCTGCGCTCCGGCCTGGGGGAGGACGCAGCCCCCTTCATCCGCCCCCTGTCCCGAGAGGGGAAGTTTTCCGTTGACCTGAAGGGGGCCAACGCCCGCTGGCTGGAGCGGGCCGGACTGCGCCGGTCGCATATCGCCATCTGTCCCGCCTGCACCGCCTGCGATTTAAGCACGTTTTGGTCCCACCGGGTCCAGGGGACCCGGCGGGGGAGTATGGCGGCGGTGATTCAGCTGACATCGTAA
- a CDS encoding IS1182 family transposase ISBcl1 → MVDTESLVPPEHLLRQVDAAVDFEKLYKIVEASYSKEEGRRSIDPVVLFKIVLLQHLDGNTSLRGTLRRAQTDVAYRWFLRYTLSEELPHFSTVSYNFRHRYTPETIELVFQWILEEAGSAGALTPAAVFIDGTHIKASANLKKKMKQEVPAAAKRYQEELLAEVNADREAHGKKPLDDEEEPPKAGGKKQDNTSKKKQARRKKAAKKQKTVTVSTTDPESGMFQKGEHERCFAYEAHTACDKSGYVLETVVTPGNVHDSVAFDDVYDKLIQSFPEVETVVADAAYKTPHICKKVFRDGRVLSTAYKRPMTMKGGHPWWSYVYDEYYDCVICPEYHILSYRTTNRDGYREYRSDPKICAQCPTRHLCTKSKSFVKTVLRHIWKGYEELADDARYTPEYKQLYARRKETIERVFADAKEKHAMRYTVYRGLAQVSNWVRLKFAAMNLKKLARWKARKRFAPPSSTPSSYILFLINVVPCLASLPDRPFFDKLGRKVNTLRPAFLSSWPETEGKAPCRSAPFQHSFV, encoded by the coding sequence ATGGTGGACACAGAAAGCCTGGTGCCGCCCGAACATCTATTGCGGCAGGTGGATGCAGCGGTAGATTTCGAGAAATTGTACAAAATCGTGGAGGCGTCGTACAGCAAAGAAGAGGGCCGGCGGAGCATCGACCCAGTGGTGCTGTTCAAAATCGTATTGCTGCAGCATTTGGATGGGAATACCTCTTTGCGGGGAACGCTGCGCAGAGCGCAGACAGATGTAGCATACCGGTGGTTTCTGCGATACACGCTGAGTGAGGAGCTGCCCCATTTTTCCACGGTGAGCTACAACTTCCGGCACCGGTACACTCCGGAAACGATAGAGTTGGTGTTTCAGTGGATATTGGAGGAGGCGGGCAGTGCGGGAGCACTGACCCCGGCGGCGGTATTTATAGATGGGACACACATCAAAGCCAGCGCAAATCTGAAGAAGAAAATGAAGCAGGAAGTACCGGCAGCAGCAAAACGATATCAGGAAGAACTGCTGGCGGAAGTAAACGCGGACCGGGAGGCTCATGGAAAAAAGCCACTGGATGATGAAGAAGAACCACCCAAAGCTGGAGGGAAGAAACAGGACAACACCTCAAAAAAGAAGCAGGCCCGGAGGAAGAAAGCGGCGAAAAAGCAGAAAACAGTAACGGTATCCACCACAGACCCGGAGAGTGGAATGTTCCAAAAAGGGGAGCACGAGCGGTGCTTCGCTTATGAGGCCCATACCGCCTGTGACAAGAGCGGTTACGTATTGGAAACAGTGGTCACCCCCGGAAATGTCCATGACAGCGTGGCGTTTGACGATGTTTACGACAAATTGATTCAATCGTTTCCAGAGGTGGAAACAGTGGTGGCAGACGCTGCCTACAAGACCCCGCATATCTGCAAAAAGGTATTTCGAGATGGCCGGGTATTGTCTACAGCCTACAAGCGGCCCATGACGATGAAGGGTGGACATCCCTGGTGGTCTTACGTCTATGATGAATATTATGACTGCGTGATCTGCCCAGAATACCACATCCTGTCCTACCGCACCACCAACCGGGATGGATACCGTGAATACCGCAGCGATCCGAAAATTTGTGCCCAGTGCCCCACCCGGCATTTATGTACAAAATCCAAAAGCTTCGTAAAGACTGTCCTGCGGCACATCTGGAAGGGCTACGAGGAACTGGCCGATGATGCCAGGTACACCCCGGAGTACAAGCAGCTCTATGCAAGGCGCAAAGAGACCATTGAGCGAGTTTTTGCCGATGCAAAGGAAAAACACGCCATGCGCTATACCGTTTACCGTGGTCTGGCCCAGGTTTCCAACTGGGTGAGGCTTAAATTTGCTGCCATGAACCTCAAAAAGTTGGCAAGATGGAAAGCCAGAAAGCGCTTTGCTCCGCCTTCCTCCACACCCTCCTCCTACATTTTATTCCTCATTAACGTTGTGCCCTGTCTGGCTTCATTACCAGACAGGCCATTTTTCGACAAGCTGGGACGCAAGGTAAATACCTTGCGTCCCGCTTTTTTGTCATCATGGCCGGAGACAGAGGGAAAAGCGCCCTGCCGGTCAGCTCCATTCCAGCACAGTTTTGTATAG
- the purL gene encoding Phosphoribosylformylglycinamidine synthase encodes MSVYRCYSKKKEGFDVEAQGLCRQLREQLGIENLFAATILNRYDVEQIDRAVYEQAKGIVFSEPQVDVVYDEDYPMPRMAGVFFAVEALPGQFDQRADSAAQCIQLMAGVERPLVAYAKVYFLEGCISQEELDKIKGFLINPVESREASLEKPETLVHSHAAPDHVDTVAGFTAMDETALSDLLDKLGLAMDIDDLKFLQTYFRDEEKRDPTITEVRVVDTYWSDHCRHTTFSTHLDEIQIDDPAVKAAYERYLAARVEVYGEEKAAQRPQTLMDIATIGAKVLKKRGLLPELDESEEINACSIRVPAEVDGQKQDWLLMFKNETHNHPTEIEPFGGAATCIGGCIRDPLSGRVYVHQAMRFTGAGDPRVPFDQTLEGKLPQKKLCQTAAAGYSSYGNQIGLATGHVAEVYHEGYIAKRLECGAVVGAAPAENVRRERPAPGDVIILLGGRTGRDGIGGATGSSKSHNKKSLTTMASEVQKGNAPEERKIQRLFRDGEVTRLIKRCNDFGAGGVSVAIGELADGLEIDLDAVRKKYDGLDGTELAISESQERMAVVVAAGDAEKFIVAAEKENLEAYRVAVVTESPRMVMNWKGQTIANLSRAFLNTNGAVKHAKVSVSEKDRSAFGVGPFKTLREMASSLKCASRRGLTERFDSSVGAGSVLMPFGGKYQATPAQAMAALFPVLPGQETDQASVMAWGCDPEALSVDPYEGAYQAVTNSIAKLVAAGADYKKVYLTLQEFFEKLRDEPVRWGKPAAALLGALDAQLDYAAAAIGGKDSMSGSFLDKDVPPTLISFAVAPIKAGEVISPEFKEAGHPVYLFFHDCLHMEGGKSSAECQRALWEEVHSFCQAGKIKAAWAVENSVAEAVTKMSFGNRIGFVMDDKLAYMWDYPMPGAIVAEATEELDGDFGAKIGVTTAQPVVSIQDDFNKEDSAPIDELLSLNEGVLEEVYPTKAGTSEAVRAISWEGRSPAVCKHKVAHPKAVIPAFPGTNCEYDTAKACARAGIDPEIIVVRNLTTDFLAQSAQALEQAIRGAQMVVIPGGFSGGDEPEGSAKFICSFLRNPAISDAIMDLLKNRDGLMMGICNGFQALVKLGLVPFGEIRPMDESCPTLTYNLIGRHQSGYSTTRIASVNSPWMLKSQVGDLHTIPISHGEGRFVAPPEVIARLIANGQVATQYVDGEGRPSMDISVNPNGSMEAIEGIFSPDGRVLGKMTHTERRGPYVAVNIPGDKHQPLFESGAEYFK; translated from the coding sequence ATGAGTGTTTACCGCTGCTATTCCAAGAAGAAAGAGGGCTTCGACGTAGAGGCCCAGGGTCTGTGCAGGCAGCTGCGGGAGCAGCTGGGCATAGAGAACCTCTTTGCCGCGACCATCCTGAACCGGTACGACGTGGAGCAGATCGACCGGGCGGTCTATGAGCAGGCCAAGGGCATTGTGTTCTCCGAGCCCCAGGTGGACGTGGTCTATGACGAGGACTATCCCATGCCCCGGATGGCGGGGGTCTTCTTTGCTGTGGAGGCCCTGCCCGGCCAGTTCGACCAGCGGGCCGACTCGGCGGCCCAGTGCATCCAGCTGATGGCCGGGGTGGAGCGGCCCCTGGTGGCCTACGCCAAGGTCTATTTCCTGGAGGGCTGTATCTCTCAGGAGGAGCTGGACAAGATCAAGGGCTTCCTCATTAACCCGGTGGAGAGCCGGGAGGCGTCGCTGGAAAAGCCGGAGACCCTGGTGCACTCTCACGCTGCCCCCGACCATGTGGACACGGTGGCCGGCTTCACCGCTATGGACGAGACCGCCCTGTCCGATTTGCTGGACAAGCTGGGGCTGGCGATGGACATCGACGATCTGAAGTTCTTGCAGACCTACTTCCGGGACGAGGAGAAGCGGGACCCCACCATCACCGAGGTGCGGGTGGTGGACACCTACTGGTCCGACCACTGCCGCCACACCACCTTCTCCACCCACCTGGACGAGATTCAGATTGACGACCCCGCCGTAAAGGCGGCCTATGAGCGGTACTTAGCCGCCCGGGTGGAGGTCTACGGTGAGGAGAAGGCGGCTCAGCGGCCCCAGACCCTCATGGATATCGCCACCATCGGGGCCAAGGTATTGAAGAAGCGGGGCCTGCTCCCCGAGCTGGACGAGAGCGAGGAGATCAACGCCTGCTCCATCCGGGTCCCCGCTGAGGTGGACGGTCAGAAGCAGGACTGGCTGCTCATGTTCAAGAACGAGACCCACAACCACCCCACCGAGATTGAGCCCTTCGGCGGCGCGGCCACCTGCATCGGCGGCTGTATCCGGGACCCTCTGTCGGGCCGGGTGTATGTCCATCAGGCCATGCGCTTTACCGGGGCGGGGGACCCCCGGGTCCCCTTTGATCAGACCCTGGAGGGCAAGCTGCCCCAGAAAAAGCTGTGTCAGACAGCGGCGGCGGGCTACTCCTCCTACGGCAACCAGATCGGCCTGGCTACCGGCCACGTGGCTGAGGTCTACCACGAGGGTTACATCGCCAAGCGGCTGGAGTGCGGCGCGGTGGTGGGCGCGGCCCCGGCGGAGAACGTGCGCCGGGAGCGGCCCGCGCCTGGGGATGTGATTATCCTCCTGGGCGGACGCACCGGCCGGGACGGCATCGGCGGGGCTACCGGCTCCTCCAAGAGCCACAACAAGAAATCGCTGACCACTATGGCCTCCGAGGTCCAGAAGGGCAACGCCCCCGAGGAGCGGAAAATTCAGCGGCTGTTCCGGGACGGGGAGGTCACCCGCCTCATCAAGCGGTGCAACGACTTCGGCGCGGGCGGTGTGTCCGTCGCCATCGGCGAGCTGGCCGATGGGCTGGAGATCGACTTGGACGCGGTGCGCAAGAAGTACGACGGCCTGGACGGCACCGAGCTGGCGATCTCCGAGAGCCAGGAGCGGATGGCCGTTGTGGTGGCCGCCGGGGACGCGGAGAAGTTCATCGTCGCCGCCGAGAAGGAGAATCTGGAGGCCTACCGGGTGGCCGTGGTCACCGAGAGCCCCCGGATGGTGATGAATTGGAAGGGTCAGACCATCGCCAATCTGTCCCGGGCCTTTTTGAACACCAACGGCGCGGTGAAGCACGCCAAGGTGTCTGTGAGCGAAAAGGACCGCTCCGCCTTTGGAGTGGGGCCGTTTAAAACCCTGCGGGAGATGGCCTCCAGCCTGAAATGCGCCTCCCGCCGGGGGCTCACCGAGCGGTTCGACAGCTCGGTGGGAGCCGGGTCTGTGCTCATGCCCTTCGGCGGCAAATATCAGGCCACTCCCGCCCAAGCCATGGCGGCGCTGTTCCCTGTCCTGCCCGGACAGGAGACCGACCAGGCCAGCGTGATGGCCTGGGGCTGTGACCCGGAGGCCCTGTCCGTTGACCCCTATGAGGGGGCCTATCAAGCGGTCACCAATTCCATTGCCAAGCTGGTGGCCGCCGGCGCGGACTATAAAAAGGTATACCTCACCCTCCAGGAGTTCTTTGAAAAGCTCCGGGACGAGCCCGTCCGCTGGGGTAAGCCCGCCGCCGCCCTCCTGGGCGCGCTGGACGCTCAGTTGGACTACGCCGCCGCCGCCATCGGCGGCAAGGACTCCATGTCCGGTTCCTTCCTGGACAAGGACGTGCCCCCCACGCTGATTTCCTTTGCCGTGGCCCCCATTAAGGCCGGGGAAGTGATCTCCCCTGAGTTCAAGGAGGCGGGCCACCCGGTCTACCTGTTCTTCCATGACTGTTTGCATATGGAGGGTGGAAAATCTTCGGCGGAATGTCAACGGGCCCTGTGGGAGGAAGTCCATTCTTTCTGTCAGGCCGGGAAGATCAAAGCCGCTTGGGCGGTGGAAAACAGCGTGGCTGAAGCTGTGACAAAGATGTCCTTTGGCAACAGAATCGGTTTTGTAATGGACGACAAACTGGCCTATATGTGGGATTATCCCATGCCCGGCGCTATCGTTGCGGAGGCTACAGAGGAGCTGGACGGCGATTTTGGCGCAAAGATCGGAGTGACCACCGCCCAGCCGGTGGTATCCATCCAGGACGATTTTAATAAGGAGGACTCCGCCCCCATTGACGAGCTGCTTTCCCTCAACGAGGGCGTGCTGGAGGAGGTCTATCCCACCAAGGCGGGGACCTCCGAGGCGGTGCGGGCCATCTCCTGGGAGGGCCGCTCTCCCGCCGTCTGCAAGCATAAGGTCGCCCATCCCAAGGCGGTAATCCCCGCCTTCCCGGGCACCAACTGCGAGTATGACACAGCGAAAGCCTGCGCCCGGGCGGGCATCGACCCGGAGATTATCGTGGTACGCAACCTGACCACCGATTTCCTGGCCCAGTCCGCCCAGGCCCTAGAGCAGGCCATCCGGGGGGCCCAGATGGTGGTCATCCCCGGCGGCTTCTCCGGCGGCGACGAGCCCGAGGGCTCTGCCAAGTTTATCTGCTCCTTCCTGCGCAACCCGGCCATCAGCGACGCCATTATGGACCTGCTGAAAAACCGGGACGGCCTGATGATGGGCATCTGCAACGGCTTCCAGGCTCTGGTGAAGCTGGGTCTGGTCCCCTTCGGCGAGATCCGCCCCATGGACGAAAGCTGCCCCACCCTGACCTATAACCTTATCGGGCGGCACCAGTCGGGCTACTCCACCACCCGGATCGCCTCCGTGAACTCCCCCTGGATGCTCAAGTCCCAGGTGGGCGACCTGCACACCATCCCCATCTCCCACGGCGAGGGCCGCTTCGTGGCCCCTCCGGAGGTCATTGCCAGGCTCATCGCCAACGGCCAGGTAGCCACCCAGTACGTGGACGGGGAGGGCCGGCCCTCTATGGACATCTCGGTCAACCCCAACGGCTCCATGGAGGCCATCGAGGGCATTTTCTCCCCGGACGGCCGGGTCCTGGGCAAGATGACCCATACCGAGCGCCGGGGCCCCTATGTGGCGGTCAATATCCCCGGAGACAAGCACCAGCCCCTGTTTGAGAGCGGCGCGGAGTACTTTAAATAA